The DNA window GTTTTCTCAGTAGAACCTTAAACCCAGTGACTGTTGGATCAGATGAATGCGAAAATAGGACATTATAATTAGTCAGCTCTGGAGATCCTCAAAACGTTCATCTTAAATCCTGCATATTTTCATTTTAGCTACAGAATCTATTTTTTAATCTGACGACTTCAAATAATTCAATTATTGTCAATACGAAAATCGAGATAATTATGTAGAAATACTAATCGTTAGCATATAACATTTAAGTTGACTGTTTCATGGGCATAATTCAAGTGAAATGAGTCATTAAATCAAGTATTGGTAACAAGAACAAGGGCCATCGATCAAATTTTAAGGATGACCTCCATTGGCACGAAAACATCGAAATCTATCGCTATACACGATTCCCAATGAGAGAGAACTTCTCATGTAGGCTatccttccatgttgctcagggatacattggacctatacacatccatgcatacaggcatacatacgggcttacattcatacatacatacaaactatttggcgcaagtttagagcgtgtaacgtcgtgtcatctagtctgtcatctTATGGAAAATGATCTTACCATCGCCCTGGGGTGACggcatattggcaaatttcgcattgaatccgcttctgtctcttactaatctcctttttgtctcttaggtctgaagcggatcaatcgactattaattgaaacggtaaacatactagcagtattagtccttactcgcgaatacttttccttcaactgtgctgtttcttctctatcttataacataactcgattatccctgttctagtcaatatacatattcattacattatggaccaggcaaacacttaatttttctattattattatcctaagtagctataccagtgaaggtattttaggatttcgcaaaaagaatCTGCCAATAAAGGTGTAAGATATATGTATCCACTATtccccataaagtttgctcgaaccgaatgtccacctggttcgactcgaatagaccacaccgacccgaatgGGTTGCtgatcatttctgagagcctgtggtgcttggtcgagtttaataatcataagaacaagtcctgaataattaactatctcttaggtgccagtcctgcactcctttcctgaatccccgactacatacggggaatgtgccatttaagccaatatattctgattcctgaggAGCACagatctaccaaccagccaagaagacttccgaatcaatgagaatggaccatgccagtcgaagaccacaggcccagcgccatctcgtacagtgtgTCATTTCTCAGCACAcaccctggcagacgttcatccgcccatctagattctgtcaagatgagaacctacaaagcctaactgttcgaatgtgctagtccgtatagattttggtgtgctgaaacgaaacaagaaaaggaaaataattgagattagtatcgtagttataataagtgaacgatttctcatctgttgtttgtttctttgttcgtagtcctccttcctgttcctgatctgtttgggccacTGGCTTTCCGTTTTCTTGGCCGTCACGCTCTCTTGCACCGAGCAACACATATTGTAgcaagagaaacaaatgaaaagacaaaaaaatgaaaataaatggacgtctgctatctgtgcctaaattgatgttgcttctcagttttgcacgacccagggggaacttggccttgatcccaatgctctgtcgCAGATGTTACGCGATATTCGTTATGGgatattctttgtttgggggccattcataaacaatgttgttccttttatttttattcctgatccgctgatacgtctaaaattcatttttagtttttatctcgttacgtgacgctcttcccctattgtcaatattcgatatcatttatgaatggtcccctggtgatatatttagagcagacaatccaatgaaaaataggattgacaggattttagtgcactcttggcgccttgtgtcacatcttcatgtttgttacacatactaagaataccaaagcatgtgatgtgatgaccggaagattagagaagcaactcaTCCCCTTCCcccccaaaaaaattaaatatttgagTGATATGTGAGcaaataatagaaataaaaatcaAACTATCTCACCAACATGTGTCATTTTCACACTCTTTAGTTCTTTTCTGAAATTTTGTCATCCTTCTTACCGAGTCGCATAGAATGTTCCTACTATTACTCAATAACAGCAGCAGACTTGAAATGAAAAACCTGAAAGatcaaatccacgtgaaatgcctcgtgcttgtaAACTTGCGAATAGTGACATGGACATGTGTCGCATATACTCGATTGAGCTAATCACCCAAGATCTGCACAGTCCGGTAGGGAAAGGTGTAGATATAAACTCTCTAGTCTGACAGTACTGCGtctgagttggcaaactggttcCTTCAAACGAGCTCGAATTGTCGATATTTGAACATAAATACTTCGCCTTTGATCCTAGATATCGTTACATATCGTAATCTTAAATAAATGAACTGGTACCTCTGCGAAGAGGGcttgctgtcccggttaacaatcaGCGATGTCAGATCTACGGAAAtctccgtagatctacggatttggagattttctacggatctacggatccgtagataaaatctacggaaatttgattttttttgcggAAATCTACGGATTTCTCTCAGCCTACTTTTGTTGAAAATTCATATTCGAAAATTTTCTGAAGGGAATCATATTGACAATGGCAATAATAATTTGTACAGTGTAACATTGTGACAGCTCACAGTATGACTTTATCTAGCTGCCgtatcccagttaagctcagccggaaatgaactggaattctggctggttccagttcataTAGCGGctctagtgacacaaccgattctagttagaatcggttgtgtctcTGGAGCCgttatacgaactggaaccagccagaattccagttcattccccgctgaactttactgggattgCGCCGTTTTGAAGTTTGAATTGGAAGGCGAAAAAAACTGCTTCCGGACTTAACGGGAGGGCGGTAGCATAAAAAGGTGAGATATTTGTGTGCGTATTGGCAACGTCAGATCTCCCAATTTTTCTCGGCAAGGTTCTACAGAGAAGCATTTGTTGGGAAATCGAGTTGAGGCTGTGTTTTTGCTCCGGAGTTTTTTCGCggaatttatttaaaatgaacCGGATTATGTCGGCTTTTCTGAAGCGAGGAGAGGCTTCCACTGATACTTTGGGAAAAGGTAAGTTTTTAATCTTTATTTATAATGAATAATTGTTAAGTTACTTTCGGAAACAATGTTCNNNNNNNNNNNNNNNNNNNNNNNNNNNNNNNNNNNNNNNNNNNNNNNNNNNNNNNNNNNNNNNNNNNNNNNNNNNNNNNNNNNNNNNNNNNNNNNNNNNNNNNNNNNNNNNNNNNNNNNNNNNNNNNNNNNNNNNNNNNNNNNNNNNNNNNNNNNNNNNNNNNNNNNNNNNNNNNNNNNNNNNNNNNNNNNNNNNNNNNNNNNNNNNNNNNNNNNNNNNNNNNNNNNNNNNNNNNNNNNNNNNNNNNNNNNNNNNNNNNNNNNNNNNNNNNNNNNNNNNNNNNNNNNNNNNNNNNNNNNNNNNNNNNNNNNNNNNNNNNNNNNNNNNNNNNNNNNNNNNNNNNNNNNNNNNNNNNNNNNNNNNNNNNNNNNNNNNNNNNNNNNNNNNNNNNNNNNNNNNNNNNNNNNNNNNNNNNNNNNNNNNNNNNNNNNNNNNNNNNNNNNNNNNNNNNNNNNNNNNNNNNNNNNNNNNNNNNNNNNNNNNNNNNNNNNNNNNNNNNNGTATTTTGAAGGTAGATGGAATTGGGTTTGAGAAACGGTGGTAGCTTCACGTCGGGAGACAATTCTTGAGTACTGTTTCGAATAGACGTATTTAACAATTAGGGGCACTTAGTTTACTGTTAGGTCTGTGAAATATTGAGGGGTATCTCATTGTTAGATATTTAAAAAGGAACTAGAGAATTTGTGTATTCGCTTGAGCGGTAGTCAAACCAAGCCCATGTCTGATGAGTAAACCCAATACTTGTCTTTTGACCTTTTTGTCAGTTTAAGCAAGTGCCTCTTATATTTAGAGCAGCTCACAACAACGTCCGGTCCGAAGCGgccgaattaaaaaaaacattcaaaTTTCAGCGTTTCGTATAATTTCAGATCACCAGCTTGAAAGCCCTGATCGGCAAATCCTACCACTCGCTGGTACGTCTCTACGCTGACGACAATCAAATCACGTCGCTGAGCGACCTAGAAGGGACAGACTTTATCTCCCGCTTCAGTTTCTTCTCGATTCGACGCAACCGACTCAAAACGATCCAGACCTATCAGTTCAAATCCAACCTGGATCTCGGTTCGTACCTATTTCTCGAGGGTAACCCGATGACGTGCGACTGTAATGCGGCTAAGAATCTGAAAAATTGGCTACTTAGCAAGAAGGCCCAGGTGCCGGATCACGACCAGATCTACTGCGAGGGTAGCAGCCACGTAACGAAGATGGTGCAAATCCAGGAGAGCAAACTGTGCCAATCGCAGCACGATTGGACGGATTATATCTACTATCTGATAGCAACGGAAATTATTCTACTGATTGCGCTGATCTGCAAGGTGTCGTACGATTACTGGGTGTTCAAAACGGCCGGCTATCTGCCGTGGCCTGCCAACAAAATGCCCAAGCTACCCTGTGATTGTCTGTGCGAATAATGAGTCTGATTGGAATCTGAAGAAAAGAATGTCTCTCTGAAAATTATTTCTATTACTAATGCGTGCCTCTCAATGTGTCGGAAGCAACCGCGAGAAGCTAGAAAAACTGTGCCTTACGTGTCTGTGATCGTGTAGAACGAATATATCCTAAATTGTAGTTTTGATACAATCATAAAGTTTGAgaaatacatttttattatcTAATGAAACGATAAGATGGATAACAAATCTACTTAAGTTTACTCTTCCCCGCCTTTTTCTGAAACCCGTTCGATTGGGCACTCCTCTGACGCTTATCCGCCTTCGACCGAGCGATCAGCTTCTTCTTTTTGGCCCGTTCCTGCATCTCAAAGGCCGGCAGTGTTCGAATAGCCGCCCGCTTCGGTGCCTTCTGTTCCAGTTTTTTCTTATCCCTCTTCGAACTTTTCCTCAACTTCAGCATGTACTCCGGAACACTACCGCCCGCCTTCCTAATCAGCTGAGCTATACTTCTCAGATTCGTGGTATCATCCTTGGTAAAATAAGTGACCGCCTTCCCGCGTCTCCCAGCACGACCAGTTCGCCCAATCCGGTGCACGTAGCTGATCGTCGACGGTGGAAAATCGTAATTTACCACAACGTTCACACCCTTGAAATCGATTCCCCTGCTCATCAGTTCCGTACAGATTAGAATCCAAATTTTCCCCTCCCGAAACGAACGGACCACGTTGTCTCGTTCCCGCTGACTCCGATCGGCGTGAATTACATCCACGTTCAACCCATCATAGATCAGCTCCGTGAACAACTGCTGGGCTCGGTCTTTGCTTTGCACGAACACCAACACCGGCGGATTCAGTCCCTTATGAACCATCTCACGAAACGCCAACAGCTTACCACTTTCATTCCCCACAAACAGCAGCTCCTGATCCACCAGATCAACAGCAGTGTTAGCCGTTCCGATCGAAAACCGAACCCGATTCGGCATATTAGCCCCTGCCCATTCCGAAACCTCTCGTGTCGAGGTAGCACTGAAAAAAGCCACCACTTTGCACGGATTCGTACAAGCATTCATTATCGTGTCCAACTGCTCCCGGAACCCGTTCTTGGACTCCTCAAACAGCTTATCAGCTTCGTCAACCACCACGTACTGAATGTTACTCAAATCAATCAACGGCGGATCACGGTTAGCCAGAAAGCAGATTCGATTCGGAGTCGTCACCAGAATATCGTAGTGCTTTTTACTTTCCAACCCGTAATCGGTACTCGCTTCATCGACCTTCGTTATAACGTGCGTTCTCAGATTAATATCCTCACAAAGACGCAGCGCTTCGCGCTGCGTTTGTTTAGCCAactccctggtgggacaaattACCAACGCTCGGAATCCACACTTCATCGGTTTCTTCAGGTGGTGTATGATCGGAATCAAAAATGCTGCCGTCTTGCCCGATCCGGTTGGGGCGCATGTGTGCAGAGTGTGCCCTTCCAGCAGCACCGGAATCGCTTGCATTTGAACCGGCGTCGGACTTTTGTAGCCACATTCGACTATATTCCTGATTAGCTGATTGGAAACGTTAAAACCTTCGGCAGCTGCCAGCTGCTGGAAGTTTTCGATCGGATCCGGTACCGGAACGGTGCATTTCTTCAGCTTGATTTGGTGAATGTTTCGTAACCGGTTGGCACGGTGCTGCTGGTAGCGTTTGAACTTTTCCGGTGACATGAGTTTGATTCGTTTGTGCTCCGTCAAATCATTGTTCTCGTCATCTTCCGATTTTATTTCATCCTTAATGTCGTCTTCGCTTAGCACCAGTGGGCTGTGAGGGAAAATTGGTATTGGTTCCGGCTTTTTAATACCACTGTCCGAATCATCTTCCTCCTTAATTTCCAACTTGATCTCGGTCGAATTCTCCGGCGTCTTTGTCGCTGGGATGCGCTAGAAggaatttaatataattttatttactaCCCTTCAGCGTAATCTCTTGTGTTATTCACCTACCTTTCTTTTAAGCAGTGAATTATTTTTAGCGGAGAACTTTACTCCACAGGTGAGCTTTCGGAACAGATCACTCGTATCCATTGCGAAATTGCGTAGATTTCGGGTATTAAGACGATAATTCAAGACGAATAATATTCCGACGATGCTGACCACATGTGCACGAGGATTTTATGATGGAGCCGAGCGAAGaactttgtttttgtttatacgCGTGGAAGAACTGTCATCGCTTCAGTCGAACAGGGCAGAGTCATTCAGCTGATGCGCAGGTTAGCTGAATCGAGTTGGCTCTTTCAGTGATGCCAAATCTTAATTTGCACACGCAGGAaaatttagcatatttaaaccaaaaatatgtgttattgaatccaatcatttattgtttatcactttaagGGCAGATTTCctcaccctcgcttagcgcgTAAGCCGGGTTTGagcgtactggtgaacctggtttaaaagttaagggAGAGTGAAGAAATCGGACCTAAGCAACAAAATTTTTggcttgaaaatattttttattagaacaaccataaatttttgctttcaataaaaacatttttaatttcagaTTTCATGGGGAGCACTGCAGAACCGCTCGGACGTGTTTTTCTGTTCGTCCGATATTTTCCAAAGTTTTCCTATAATAATGTGTTTTATGGATAATCGAAGTCAATCCTTCACACAGTCATTTCTTCTGTACAGTTAAGTGTTAATATGTGTGAATATCGTGAGAATAGAGAGATTGTACGTAGTGAttttttcatcacattctgATAGCTTTGCGCTTGTTCCGCTTAGCGCCATCTATAAAtgactagttgatgcaacgattttACTGATGATGGAAGAGAATTCTTGCCCCTCAATTAATTAGGATCAGGTGAAattgttttatgttattttttcaatgtttataTTTGTTATCCAAATAATTTTCTTACTGTAAATACGGGCAAAACAAGGTAAGTTACATTCATTTTGCATTGAAATGTTGTTGAATAAGCTCCTAATAAATAACCTATCCTGCTAACCCAAACTCCGATTCCTGAAACATCTATGAAAGTAGTATGGGTTCCCTGCACTTTCGCAAGTAGATGTTGAACTAACGTTCCTTCCCTTCCTCGACGATTGTTAGGGCTTGGCCAGGTGTACACTGTGATGCTTTTCCACTATGAAGAAAAAGCGTTAATCCCAAATGTTTTTCTTGCGACACGGTATGGTGGATAAGTGTTTGGTTTGGAATAGGTTTGTTTCAGTACCGGGAGAAACTGAAAATACTCCGGAGAAAACAGGTAGAAACCCGTTCCTATGCTCTCTTCTCCTCTTTTTTTTCATGTGGTAGCAAACCGAAGTAAAAAGaagcaagtattttttgcttcGCAGCAACTCCCGTGTAcaatagacctctccacattttgaaaaagttgtgagatatacatgggtcagcccaCATTTTTGtcctaggtgtgaatttaaaaactttcgccaaaaatgacttaatttggacatgattaagaggtgtctccaatcaaaaattgcATGATTCCATAGTAATTT is part of the Topomyia yanbarensis strain Yona2022 chromosome 1, ASM3024719v1, whole genome shotgun sequence genome and encodes:
- the LOC131676200 gene encoding protein halfway-like; the protein is FQITSLKALIGKSYHSLVRLYADDNQITSLSDLEGTDFISRFSFFSIRRNRLKTIQTYQFKSNLDLGSYLFLEGNPMTCDCNAAKNLKNWLLSKKAQVPDHDQIYCEGSSHVTKMVQIQESKLCQSQHDWTDYIYYLIATEIILLIALICKVSYDYWVFKTAGYLPWPANKMPKLPCDCLCE
- the LOC131690215 gene encoding DEAD box protein 52 homolog → MDTSDLFRKLTCGVKFSAKNNSLLKRKRIPATKTPENSTEIKLEIKEEDDSDSGIKKPEPIPIFPHSPLVLSEDDIKDEIKSEDDENNDLTEHKRIKLMSPEKFKRYQQHRANRLRNIHQIKLKKCTVPVPDPIENFQQLAAAEGFNVSNQLIRNIVECGYKSPTPVQMQAIPVLLEGHTLHTCAPTGSGKTAAFLIPIIHHLKKPMKCGFRALVICPTRELAKQTQREALRLCEDINLRTHVITKVDEASTDYGLESKKHYDILVTTPNRICFLANRDPPLIDLSNIQYVVVDEADKLFEESKNGFREQLDTIMNACTNPCKVVAFFSATSTREVSEWAGANMPNRVRFSIGTANTAVDLVDQELLFVGNESGKLLAFREMVHKGLNPPVLVFVQSKDRAQQLFTELIYDGLNVDVIHADRSQRERDNVVRSFREGKIWILICTELMSRGIDFKGVNVVVNYDFPPSTISYVHRIGRTGRAGRRGKAVTYFTKDDTTNLRSIAQLIRKAGGSVPEYMLKLRKSSKRDKKKLEQKAPKRAAIRTLPAFEMQERAKKKKLIARSKADKRQRSAQSNGFQKKAGKSKLK